The segment GATCACGGCGCCCTGGCTGCCGGGCACGGGCTGGCCGGTGCGGGCGCAGAAGTCCCGGATGCGGGCCGGCATGTCGCCGGGGGCGAGGAACTCCGGGGCGTCCGGGTCGACCACCGAGGTGAAGGGCGCCGACCGGGCGGCTTCGGCGAGGAGCGTGGGGAGGTGGTCCGGCAGGCCGTCCTTGTCCCAGGTGCGCCGGCACTCTTCGAGCAGCCACATGCCCATGATGTTGCGCAGATAGCGGATCGTGCCGTCGACGCCGCGCTCGTTGGTGAAGTTCGCCGCACGGGACTCCTCCGTCAGGACGGGGGCGTCCAGTTCGAGCCCGGCCAGCGACCACGTGCCGCACGAGATGTAGGCGAAGTCCGGCCGGGTGGCCGGCACGGCGACCACGGCGGACGCGGTGTCGTGCGAGGCGACGGTGGTCACCGGGGTCAGAGGAGCGAGCCCGGTGTACGCGGCGACATGGGGCAGGAGGTTCCCGGCCCGGTCGCCGGGGGAGCGCAGCGGAGGCAGCAGGCCGGGGTCGAGCGAGAGCCGGTTGAGCAGCTCCCCGGACCAGGTGCCGGTGCGCGCGTCGAACAGACCCGTGGTGGAGGCGTTGGTCTCCTCGGCGCCGACGGCTCCGGTCAGCCAGTGGACCAGGAGGTCCGGGATGAGCAACATGGTTCGAGCGGTGTCCAGTTGGACGCTCCCGGCTGCCGAGGCGAGCTGGAAGACCGTGTTGAACGGCAGGTGCTGCAGGCCGGTGATCCCGTACAGCTCCTCGCGGCCGACCGAGGCCCATACGCGCTCGGCCGCTCCGGCGGTCCGCTCGTCGCGATAGTGGTACGGCTGGCCGAGCAGGGCGCCGTCGGCGTCGAGGAGCCCGTAGTCCACGGCCCAGCTGTCCACGCCGATGGAGGCCACCGGCCCGGAGCGGGCCGCCGTGCGCAGACCGTCGAGGACACCCTGGAAGAGGGCCAGTACGTCCCAGCGCAGGCCGTCCGGAAGTCGCACCGGGGTGTTGGGGAAGCGGTGTGCCTCGGTGAGGTCGAGACGGTCCCGGCCGACCCGGCCGAGGATCACCCGACCGCTGGTGGCGCCGAGATCG is part of the Streptomyces sp. NBC_00250 genome and harbors:
- a CDS encoding rhamnulokinase, translated to MTTTPSPSAASSRASFASAFAAVDLGATSGRVILGRVGRDRLDLTEAHRFPNTPVRLPDGLRWDVLALFQGVLDGLRTAARSGPVASIGVDSWAVDYGLLDADGALLGQPYHYRDERTAGAAERVWASVGREELYGITGLQHLPFNTVFQLASAAGSVQLDTARTMLLIPDLLVHWLTGAVGAEETNASTTGLFDARTGTWSGELLNRLSLDPGLLPPLRSPGDRAGNLLPHVAAYTGLAPLTPVTTVASHDTASAVVAVPATRPDFAYISCGTWSLAGLELDAPVLTEESRAANFTNERGVDGTIRYLRNIMGMWLLEECRRTWDKDGLPDHLPTLLAEAARSAPFTSVVDPDAPEFLAPGDMPARIRDFCARTGQPVPGSQGAVIRCVLESLALAHRRTLRHAADLAGRDITRVHIVGGGSRNELLCQLTADATGLPVVAGPTEATALGNILVQARATGLVGDLAAMRELVASTQHLRRYIPRGDSAVWDVAAARLDTAPRNS